One segment of Neobacillus endophyticus DNA contains the following:
- a CDS encoding Cof-type HAD-IIB family hydrolase produces the protein MTIKLIAVDMDGTFLNDQKKYDGKRFLKQYVKMKEQGIRFVVASGNQYYQLKSFFGDIQDELSYVSENGAFIVEHGKELFSVDIPKKNVKLVLEELVTHQKFSMVLCGKESAYVLENVTDKFYETMKKYYHRLQKVPSFDGIHDQILKFALSCPDDETLQLRDLLHSRIGDLVTPVSSGHGSIDLIVPGFHKASGIQLLQEKWNIKDEETMAFGDGGNDMEMLKHVKYGFAMKNGSDEVKNEAKYLAPSNNENGVLEIIDQYFAKQGPFKDLRS, from the coding sequence ATGACAATCAAACTTATCGCAGTAGATATGGATGGGACTTTTCTTAATGATCAAAAGAAATATGATGGTAAGCGTTTTTTAAAACAATATGTAAAAATGAAAGAGCAGGGAATTCGATTTGTTGTTGCAAGTGGGAATCAATATTATCAGCTAAAATCATTCTTCGGTGATATCCAAGATGAACTTAGTTATGTTTCTGAAAATGGCGCTTTTATTGTGGAACATGGGAAGGAACTATTCTCTGTTGATATTCCTAAAAAGAATGTAAAACTCGTTTTAGAAGAATTGGTAACACATCAAAAATTTTCAATGGTGTTATGTGGAAAAGAAAGTGCCTATGTTCTAGAAAATGTGACGGATAAATTTTATGAAACCATGAAAAAGTATTATCACCGATTACAGAAGGTACCAAGTTTCGATGGTATTCATGATCAAATTTTAAAATTTGCCTTATCATGCCCAGATGACGAAACGCTGCAATTAAGGGATTTGCTTCATAGTAGAATTGGAGATTTAGTAACACCTGTATCAAGTGGACATGGGAGTATCGATTTGATTGTTCCAGGTTTTCATAAAGCATCTGGTATCCAATTGTTACAAGAAAAATGGAATATAAAAGATGAAGAAACGATGGCATTCGGCGACGGGGGCAATGATATGGAAATGCTAAAGCATGTAAAGTATGGGTTTGCGATGAAAAATGGGAGCGACGAAGTAAAAAATGAAGCAAAGTATTTAGCACCTTCTAATAATGAAAATGGTGTATTAGAAATAATAGATCAATATTTTGCTAAACAAGGACCATTCAAAGATTTAAGATCGTAG
- a CDS encoding DMT family transporter: MTQKQANMILATVSIGWGTSYIFMKLCIDTLSPLTIVALRFGIAFIVMLAIFSKKIIRVDAKTLKCSAMLGAILFGIFIALLIGMKNTTASSAGFLTSTTVILVPIMQIFITRKWPSSKIILGVMIVMAGLAILTIGDGFSFALSSLNCLISAFLYALHIILTNYFSRKVDALQLGIFQLGFACLYAAVGTFVFETPVLPHEVVQWISILGLALICSAYGFVMQPVAQKHTTPESTGFLFSLEPIFSAIFSFIFLHENMGVKGYLGALLILTGVLIANSSSKKQFLHKEMNV, encoded by the coding sequence ATGACTCAAAAACAAGCAAACATGATTTTAGCTACAGTCTCTATAGGGTGGGGAACCTCTTATATTTTTATGAAACTCTGTATCGACACGCTCTCTCCATTAACAATTGTGGCATTACGCTTTGGAATTGCCTTTATCGTCATGCTGGCGATTTTTAGTAAAAAAATCATTCGTGTTGATGCGAAAACATTGAAATGCAGTGCGATGCTTGGAGCCATTCTATTCGGTATTTTCATAGCTCTTTTGATTGGTATGAAAAATACGACTGCTTCCTCAGCAGGTTTTTTGACAAGTACAACAGTTATTTTAGTGCCGATTATGCAGATATTCATTACACGAAAATGGCCTAGTAGTAAAATTATATTAGGAGTTATGATTGTAATGGCTGGTTTAGCTATTCTTACAATAGGGGATGGTTTTTCCTTTGCATTAAGCTCGCTAAATTGTTTGATATCAGCATTCCTTTATGCGCTGCACATCATTTTAACAAACTACTTTTCTCGTAAAGTGGATGCCTTACAACTGGGAATTTTTCAACTCGGATTTGCATGCCTTTATGCGGCCGTTGGCACATTTGTGTTTGAAACACCGGTTCTTCCGCATGAAGTGGTTCAATGGATTTCCATACTTGGGCTTGCACTCATATGTTCTGCATATGGCTTTGTCATGCAGCCAGTTGCTCAAAAGCACACGACCCCTGAAAGCACTGGATTTCTGTTTTCGCTCGAACCGATTTTTTCTGCCATATTTTCCTTCATCTTCTTGCATGAAAATATGGGAGTGAAAGGGTATTTAGGAGCGCTGCTGATTTTAACTGGTGTTTTGATCGCAAACTCTTCATCTAAAAAACAATTTTTACATAAGGAGATGAATGTTTGA
- a CDS encoding helix-turn-helix transcriptional regulator codes for MSIKLDRYEELARFLRIRRERISPKQVGLPESGRRRTPGLRRGEVALLADVGLDWYTYLEQGRHINVSTEVLERIAVALRLDESERKHLFFLARKQLPLVETKISGQVSQALQSFLDSQNTSPANVMDARMNIIAWNEAYCALNGDLSILSDKERNFVWMTFTSPRFRYIKGDQWELHARRIAAKFHAGYARHVDDPWWSEQFEELCKASPEFQEFWESHEVLDAIDATKSLRCPNLGILNFDHVSFQYLEDPSLTVSIHVPHRDGTVEKMQQMLSDYHLGHSRQSVTST; via the coding sequence ATGTCGATTAAGCTGGATCGTTATGAGGAATTAGCCCGTTTTTTGCGCATCCGCCGGGAACGGATTTCCCCTAAGCAAGTGGGATTGCCGGAGTCCGGACGCAGACGCACGCCTGGACTTCGCCGCGGTGAGGTTGCCTTGTTGGCGGACGTTGGATTGGATTGGTATACCTATTTGGAACAAGGCCGCCATATCAACGTATCCACTGAGGTCCTTGAGCGTATAGCCGTTGCGCTTAGGCTAGATGAATCGGAACGCAAGCATCTGTTTTTTCTTGCACGCAAACAACTCCCTTTAGTAGAAACGAAGATATCTGGCCAGGTGAGCCAGGCGCTTCAAAGTTTTTTAGATAGCCAAAACACTTCCCCGGCGAATGTTATGGATGCACGCATGAACATCATTGCCTGGAATGAGGCCTACTGCGCATTGAACGGGGATCTCTCCATTTTATCGGACAAAGAGCGAAATTTTGTTTGGATGACCTTTACTTCTCCCCGTTTTCGCTACATCAAGGGCGACCAATGGGAACTGCATGCGCGCCGGATAGCTGCAAAATTCCATGCAGGCTATGCACGTCACGTCGACGACCCTTGGTGGTCTGAACAGTTCGAAGAGCTATGCAAAGCCAGTCCTGAATTCCAGGAATTTTGGGAGTCTCATGAGGTTCTCGACGCCATTGATGCCACAAAGTCACTTCGTTGTCCGAATCTCGGGATTTTAAATTTCGATCATGTATCGTTTCAGTATTTGGAGGATCCAAGCTTAACGGTTTCGATCCATGTTCCCCACAGGGATGGTACGGTGGAAAAAATGCAGCAGATGTTAAGCGATTATCATCTTGGGCATTCGAGACAATCTGTAACTTCAACTTGA
- a CDS encoding LysR family transcriptional regulator has translation MNSYYAFIKAIETGSFTKAAEELGYTQSAISQMVHSLEEELSTTLIKRSRTGITLTPDGEEFLPFIRNIYNSHRELLEKQKEMKGLQSGLIRIGTFSSVSCHWMPELMRDFKEHYPAVHFELHQGNYTDISKWIHEGKVDFGFVNPKAVSKLSTVPLEEDEMLAVLPAAHPLANQDKVSLKELTTEPYILLNEGEISEPLTIFNQHNFEPNIQYRVYDDYTIMSMIEQGLGISILPKLVLSRCPYHIVTKSISPAVVRTISLAYKDKRILPIASRFFIDFIVEKYRNPFENK, from the coding sequence ATGAATTCGTACTATGCTTTTATCAAAGCTATCGAAACAGGGAGTTTTACCAAAGCTGCTGAAGAACTGGGATATACTCAGTCCGCTATTAGCCAAATGGTACATTCGTTAGAAGAAGAGCTTTCTACTACTCTTATTAAACGCTCGCGAACAGGCATTACTTTGACACCAGATGGCGAGGAATTTTTGCCTTTTATACGAAATATTTATAATTCACATCGGGAGCTGCTGGAAAAGCAGAAAGAAATGAAAGGACTGCAAAGCGGGCTGATTCGAATAGGGACATTTTCTAGTGTTTCCTGTCATTGGATGCCAGAATTAATGAGAGATTTTAAGGAACATTATCCTGCTGTTCATTTCGAATTACATCAAGGGAATTATACGGATATTTCTAAGTGGATTCATGAAGGGAAGGTCGACTTTGGCTTTGTGAACCCAAAAGCTGTATCAAAGCTATCTACAGTACCCCTAGAGGAAGATGAAATGCTTGCTGTCTTGCCAGCAGCACATCCCTTAGCAAATCAAGACAAAGTCTCACTTAAAGAATTGACGACTGAGCCTTACATTCTTTTAAATGAGGGAGAAATAAGTGAACCATTAACAATTTTTAATCAACACAACTTTGAACCTAATATACAATACCGTGTATATGATGACTACACAATTATGTCCATGATTGAGCAAGGACTTGGCATTTCTATATTACCGAAACTCGTCTTAAGCAGGTGTCCCTATCATATTGTCACAAAATCCATTTCTCCAGCAGTTGTTCGTACCATCAGTCTGGCATACAAGGACAAAAGGATATTGCCAATAGCCAGCAGATTTTTTATTGACTTTATTGTTGAAAAGTATCGTAATCCCTTCGAAAATAAATAA
- a CDS encoding 2OG-Fe(II) oxygenase, whose translation MTLNPKESVWKEQTIFQHMGNKIKTDDREINIIAKVEEPLIVILGNVLSDKECDALIRLSMDRLRRSKIGSTRIENELRTSSSMFFQEGENEEIARIEKRISQIMNIPVDHGEGIQVLHYKKGQEYRAHFDYFSSENKAVNNSRISTLIMYLNEVEEGGETLFPKLNLSVSPQKGMAVYFEYFYQDQTLNELTLHSGAPVIKGEKWAATQWMRRKRVT comes from the coding sequence TTGACATTAAATCCTAAAGAATCAGTGTGGAAAGAACAGACGATTTTTCAACACATGGGAAATAAAATAAAAACGGATGATCGCGAAATTAATATTATCGCCAAAGTAGAAGAACCATTAATCGTCATTTTGGGAAATGTTTTAAGTGATAAAGAATGTGATGCACTTATTCGGTTATCAATGGATCGGCTGCGGCGTTCAAAAATCGGAAGTACTCGGATCGAAAATGAACTCAGAACAAGCAGCAGTATGTTTTTTCAAGAAGGTGAAAATGAAGAAATTGCAAGAATCGAAAAAAGAATTTCCCAGATCATGAATATACCTGTTGACCATGGAGAAGGCATCCAGGTTCTTCATTATAAAAAAGGTCAAGAATATAGAGCTCATTTTGATTATTTCTCATCGGAAAATAAGGCAGTGAACAATTCCAGGATCAGTACACTCATCATGTATTTAAATGAGGTTGAGGAAGGTGGAGAGACATTATTTCCTAAACTGAATTTGTCCGTAAGCCCGCAAAAGGGGATGGCGGTATACTTCGAATATTTCTACCAAGATCAAACATTAAACGAGTTAACCTTACATAGCGGTGCACCTGTGATCAAGGGAGAAAAGTGGGCAGCAACCCAATGGATGAGGAGAAAAAGAGTAACTTAA
- a CDS encoding SDR family NAD(P)-dependent oxidoreductase: MDLQLIGKNVLITGGSKGIGKAIAKVFVEEGANVTITARHLDYLKQAKTDLGGQISIYQADLTISAERENLIHTFMEKNGTMDVLINNAGGSNGGKVTETEMDLFYQAMELNYFSAVHLSKLAIEHMKKQRSGSIINITSIYGRESGGKVTYNNAKSALISFTKSLADEVISDGIRVNSIAPGSILHETGNWLRRMKENPEGINEFIKKEIPAGRFGTPEEIANVAAFLASDKASWIVGASINVDGGQSKMNF; encoded by the coding sequence ATGGATTTGCAGTTAATAGGTAAAAATGTATTAATTACCGGAGGTTCAAAGGGTATCGGAAAAGCGATTGCCAAGGTATTTGTTGAAGAAGGGGCAAATGTTACGATCACTGCCCGTCATCTTGATTATTTAAAACAGGCAAAAACAGATTTGGGTGGACAAATTTCTATTTATCAAGCCGACCTAACCATTTCAGCGGAACGAGAAAACTTGATTCATACGTTTATGGAGAAAAACGGAACGATGGATGTGCTCATCAATAATGCCGGTGGAAGCAATGGCGGCAAGGTGACCGAAACAGAAATGGATCTTTTTTATCAGGCAATGGAGTTGAATTATTTTTCTGCAGTTCATTTAAGTAAATTAGCGATAGAGCATATGAAAAAACAGCGTTCAGGATCGATCATTAATATTACCTCAATTTATGGAAGGGAAAGCGGCGGAAAAGTTACCTACAATAATGCTAAATCTGCACTCATCAGCTTTACGAAATCTCTGGCCGACGAAGTGATTTCTGATGGGATCAGGGTGAATAGCATTGCACCCGGCAGTATTTTGCACGAGACTGGTAATTGGCTGAGACGAATGAAGGAAAATCCAGAGGGAATCAATGAATTTATTAAAAAGGAAATCCCAGCTGGCCGCTTCGGAACTCCTGAAGAAATCGCAAATGTTGCCGCATTCTTGGCTTCTGATAAGGCTTCCTGGATTGTCGGGGCCAGCATAAACGTGGATGGCGGACAATCGAAGATGAATTTTTAA
- a CDS encoding MFS transporter yields the protein MNRFLWASYGMYFLGGITSVFFGAIMPELLAYYHTSYTSGGLLILLQSIGFIVGVPLTASFMTKYHYRLILTVAGLMVTVAQTGILFLPNFYFLGLLVVLNGIGASSLETAVASYVMELFEGRRAIYMSRLEVAFGAGALLMPSIASILIAVHWWRFSPLLVGLFALILAIVWQTVSVSLQSSEEEGPMDARTAAAPIFKGPISKYSILVLFLLIIFIYVGIEGSINSFLPSIFSKKINSSPYFASLSTSVFWIAMLCGRLAISIIVRRVSYERYLFGSIVLGLVFIFLLTQMNSLSLSYLTVFGLGLGMSAVYSVTMVYANHTFPGMERTVTSAITAFAGMGGAVFPFVIGYAMDRYIPSQVLWMIFVFSLILLVFFLMNYFSLRMMCNQSISREL from the coding sequence TTGAATCGTTTTCTGTGGGCATCTTATGGCATGTATTTTTTAGGTGGAATTACGAGCGTGTTTTTTGGGGCAATAATGCCTGAGTTACTTGCTTACTATCATACTTCTTATACCTCTGGAGGACTTCTGATCCTTCTCCAATCCATTGGATTTATTGTAGGTGTTCCTCTCACTGCAAGCTTTATGACAAAGTATCACTATCGACTGATCCTTACTGTGGCTGGACTTATGGTTACTGTAGCTCAGACAGGGATTTTATTTTTACCTAACTTTTATTTTCTGGGATTACTTGTTGTTTTGAATGGAATCGGGGCATCGTCTCTAGAGACGGCTGTTGCCTCCTATGTGATGGAACTATTTGAAGGGCGGCGAGCCATCTATATGAGCCGGTTGGAAGTAGCATTTGGTGCTGGAGCACTACTAATGCCATCGATTGCTAGTATTCTCATTGCTGTTCATTGGTGGCGTTTTTCGCCATTGCTAGTAGGTTTATTTGCCCTTATTTTAGCCATTGTGTGGCAAACTGTGTCCGTCTCCTTACAATCCTCAGAGGAAGAGGGACCAATGGATGCGCGTACAGCTGCAGCGCCTATTTTCAAGGGACCAATATCAAAATATAGTATACTTGTGTTGTTTCTTTTGATTATTTTTATTTATGTGGGGATAGAGGGAAGTATCAATAGTTTCCTTCCCAGCATTTTCTCGAAAAAAATAAATAGCAGTCCTTACTTTGCCTCGCTTAGTACATCCGTATTTTGGATCGCTATGCTTTGCGGCCGTCTTGCTATTAGTATCATCGTCCGTCGCGTCAGCTACGAACGGTATTTATTTGGCAGTATCGTATTAGGCCTCGTCTTTATTTTTCTGCTGACTCAGATGAATTCATTGAGCCTTTCATACCTTACAGTATTTGGATTGGGTTTAGGCATGTCAGCTGTTTATTCCGTCACAATGGTTTATGCTAATCATACTTTTCCAGGAATGGAGCGTACGGTTACAAGTGCGATCACAGCATTTGCTGGAATGGGAGGAGCTGTATTCCCATTTGTTATTGGATACGCAATGGACCGCTATATCCCAAGTCAAGTGTTGTGGATGATATTTGTATTTTCTTTGATTTTGTTAGTTTTCTTTTTAATGAACTATTTTAGTTTGCGAATGATGTGCAATCAATCGATTTCTAGAGAATTATGA
- a CDS encoding Dabb family protein, producing the protein MKARMEWGRGQRLNLFMAIRTKINITNKKQEDTIMYEHIVILKLGSKVTIYEQEEAVKLVHTFKETIPGIVDLSAGINVSEEVEHKQGYTLGIRVTFENQQACRDYIQHPLHQNLLQRIGPLVEGIVVMDYPFA; encoded by the coding sequence ATGAAAGCAAGAATGGAATGGGGCAGAGGTCAGCGATTGAACCTGTTCATGGCCATTCGAACCAAAATAAACATCACAAACAAGAAGCAGGAGGATACGATTATGTATGAACATATCGTTATATTAAAACTAGGGTCTAAAGTTACAATCTATGAACAAGAAGAAGCGGTGAAGCTTGTCCATACATTCAAGGAGACGATTCCGGGTATTGTAGACCTTAGCGCCGGAATTAACGTATCGGAAGAAGTGGAGCATAAACAAGGTTATACATTAGGAATTCGGGTAACCTTTGAAAATCAGCAGGCTTGCAGGGATTATATCCAACATCCTCTGCATCAGAATTTGTTACAGCGAATCGGTCCATTGGTGGAAGGGATCGTAGTGATGGACTACCCGTTTGCATAA
- a CDS encoding CoxG family protein has translation MKVGIKMATGTHTVEIPVDVQAVWDYVSDLEKWATTVPAYKKHEIINDKQSIWTFEGSVKGIKKTIQAQVDITEWNEPSNIKFELKGLSDNFTGSGNFISEEVNGKTTMTCRVEVLAGGLSGAVLTPIIKWAVPKVASRLTESIARKIAVFS, from the coding sequence ATGAAAGTGGGAATCAAAATGGCAACGGGAACACATACAGTAGAAATTCCAGTAGATGTACAAGCAGTTTGGGATTATGTCAGTGATCTTGAAAAATGGGCAACGACAGTACCGGCCTATAAAAAACATGAAATCATAAATGACAAGCAATCTATTTGGACATTTGAAGGTAGTGTGAAAGGTATTAAAAAAACAATACAAGCGCAAGTAGATATTACCGAATGGAATGAGCCTTCAAATATAAAGTTTGAACTAAAAGGGTTATCAGATAATTTTACAGGAAGCGGCAACTTTATTTCAGAAGAAGTTAATGGTAAAACAACAATGACTTGTAGGGTGGAAGTCCTTGCTGGCGGATTATCGGGTGCGGTGTTAACACCAATTATTAAATGGGCTGTCCCCAAAGTAGCATCTCGTTTAACAGAATCTATCGCACGTAAAATTGCCGTGTTCTCATAG
- a CDS encoding YihY/virulence factor BrkB family protein, translating to MQTVKKFFKILIQGSLHHNIMYLGSIIAYFGFASTIPLTLLLIFFASLFIDGTAVEQFLDSLFQSFIPSLPSGKSFVTTTIDHLTQFRTAVGVMGIGGLLLASVGGFLSLQTTLDTICELRKHRSFIKQYVMGFVMLGFLLVLILVSSLVSAVSPEIATSIANMDGFEWIRIVHTMSQMIFLFVMFLTCFLCYRILPSATLSTQALLTGATVVTIGVYIARQLFVVYTHHLGNYELIYGTLAFTTLVTFWIYIVSVLFLFGMELCVAVDGVRGIRPLYKD from the coding sequence ATGCAGACGGTAAAAAAGTTTTTCAAAATTCTAATTCAGGGTAGCTTACATCATAATATTATGTATTTGGGTTCCATCATTGCCTATTTCGGATTTGCTTCGACGATCCCTCTTACGTTGCTGTTGATTTTTTTTGCGTCTTTGTTTATTGATGGGACAGCTGTTGAGCAGTTCCTCGACTCTCTGTTTCAATCATTTATCCCTTCTTTGCCGAGTGGCAAATCATTTGTCACGACCACCATCGATCATCTAACACAATTTCGCACTGCGGTAGGAGTGATGGGCATAGGTGGACTGCTGTTGGCGTCTGTTGGTGGCTTCCTGTCTTTACAAACGACGCTCGACACCATCTGCGAATTGCGTAAACATCGGTCCTTTATTAAGCAGTACGTGATGGGATTCGTGATGCTGGGATTTTTGCTTGTACTGATCCTTGTGTCTTCGCTTGTATCGGCAGTATCACCCGAAATTGCCACGAGTATCGCAAATATGGATGGCTTTGAGTGGATTCGCATTGTGCATACCATGTCACAGATGATCTTCTTGTTCGTTATGTTTTTAACCTGTTTTCTCTGCTATAGGATTCTACCTTCGGCAACCCTCTCTACGCAAGCTTTGTTGACAGGGGCGACTGTGGTTACAATAGGCGTCTATATTGCACGCCAGTTGTTTGTTGTTTATACACATCATTTAGGAAATTATGAATTGATTTATGGGACACTGGCTTTTACAACACTGGTAACGTTTTGGATCTATATTGTGAGTGTCCTTTTCTTGTTTGGCATGGAACTATGTGTGGCTGTTGATGGTGTTCGTGGAATTCGTCCCTTATATAAGGATTAA
- a CDS encoding ROK family transcriptional regulator has translation MKKDILRGIRTALLELGSATIVELSDRLGISFPTISKFLLQMEKDGELLLMGLDDSSGGRRAKRYIYNPEYRLGLAIFLERTETNYIVFNCIGEIKDAGKTPGVLEDVDLTLLTNCIQEIMKQYPKISSIAIGVPGAVKNGQIIYIPDYEHLQNFDLKGFLENRFSISVVLENDMNAAVLGYHDRHEKKKDKSLIYLYSGQNGPGAGIMVNGVVVRGSTHFSGEVSFVPQYDDRNFRQALENGNNPKKAIICEEYEIDAFSRLIASFAAIINPHKVIFCHDEVEKEIIEKIAICSSKYIPAEHLPELTTSDWKQDYLYGLQSLGFDLMMDGTSR, from the coding sequence ATGAAAAAAGACATCCTTCGCGGGATCCGTACAGCTCTTTTAGAGCTTGGAAGTGCAACTATTGTTGAACTTAGCGATCGGTTAGGGATTAGTTTTCCAACAATAAGTAAATTCTTACTACAGATGGAAAAGGATGGGGAACTTCTCTTAATGGGACTTGATGATTCCAGCGGAGGTAGAAGGGCAAAACGATATATATACAATCCGGAGTATAGGTTAGGATTGGCCATTTTTTTAGAGCGAACAGAGACGAATTATATCGTGTTTAACTGTATAGGAGAAATAAAGGATGCAGGAAAGACTCCCGGTGTATTAGAAGATGTTGATTTAACATTATTAACCAATTGTATCCAAGAGATCATGAAGCAATATCCGAAAATTAGTTCTATAGCCATCGGTGTACCTGGTGCCGTTAAGAACGGGCAGATTATTTATATACCAGATTATGAACACCTTCAAAACTTTGACTTGAAGGGTTTCTTGGAAAATCGTTTCTCTATCTCAGTTGTATTAGAGAATGATATGAATGCGGCAGTACTAGGATATCACGATCGACATGAAAAAAAGAAAGATAAGTCCCTAATTTATTTATATTCAGGCCAAAATGGCCCAGGAGCTGGAATTATGGTAAATGGAGTGGTAGTGCGGGGAAGTACCCATTTTTCAGGAGAAGTTTCATTTGTTCCACAGTATGATGACCGAAATTTTCGACAAGCTTTGGAAAATGGCAATAATCCGAAAAAAGCTATTATATGTGAAGAATATGAGATTGATGCCTTTAGCAGGTTAATCGCTTCATTTGCAGCGATCATTAATCCTCATAAAGTTATTTTTTGTCATGACGAAGTTGAAAAAGAGATCATAGAAAAGATCGCCATTTGCAGTTCGAAATATATCCCGGCCGAACATCTTCCAGAACTTACAACGAGTGATTGGAAACAGGATTATTTATATGGATTACAAAGTCTTGGATTTGATCTCATGATGGACGGAACAAGCAGGTAA
- a CDS encoding SDR family oxidoreductase, whose translation MEKKLAGKVALITGASRGIGRRIAEDLAQHGAKVVVNFASSAVQADEVVQSIKKDGGEAVAVQADISRLSDLQRLYKESITTFGKLDIVVNNAGVIITKPIVEITEEDYDRLFSINVKGTYFSCQLAAKHVSPNGRIINFSTSVAGQMFPAYSLYAGSKGAVEQFSRQLAKELGKKGITINAVAPGPVNTELFTVGKTQEQIQGLANMNAFGRLGEAEDIAAVVRFLASEESQWVTGQTIRANGGFI comes from the coding sequence ATGGAAAAGAAGCTTGCTGGAAAAGTCGCTTTAATCACTGGCGCTTCCCGAGGAATCGGCAGGAGAATAGCCGAAGATCTGGCACAACATGGCGCAAAGGTGGTCGTAAATTTTGCGAGCAGTGCGGTGCAAGCCGACGAGGTCGTACAGTCCATTAAAAAAGACGGTGGAGAAGCGGTGGCGGTCCAGGCCGATATCAGCCGTTTGAGCGATCTGCAGAGACTATACAAAGAATCGATTACGACCTTTGGAAAGCTTGATATTGTTGTTAATAACGCGGGGGTCATTATTACCAAACCGATTGTCGAGATCACGGAAGAGGACTATGACAGGCTGTTCTCGATTAATGTGAAAGGAACGTATTTTTCATGTCAACTTGCGGCCAAGCATGTAAGTCCGAACGGCCGCATCATCAACTTCTCCACTTCAGTGGCGGGGCAGATGTTCCCAGCCTACAGTTTGTACGCTGGCTCCAAAGGGGCGGTGGAACAGTTTTCACGTCAATTGGCGAAGGAGCTTGGAAAGAAAGGTATTACGATTAATGCTGTAGCGCCGGGCCCTGTCAATACCGAGCTTTTCACGGTTGGTAAAACGCAGGAACAAATCCAAGGGCTTGCCAACATGAACGCGTTCGGGCGTCTTGGGGAGGCCGAGGACATCGCAGCAGTCGTCCGTTTTCTTGCGAGCGAAGAGTCGCAGTGGGTGACAGGACAAACAATTCGCGCAAATGGTGGATTTATTTAG